acaaaaacaagtttcTCTTCAACCCAAAAATTAATTACATCAGTGCCGCACTTTAATGTCAGATGAAATATAATATTCATATAAAATTGCATGTTTTTAAACTAATATAATGCTATAACTTTCCAACAGTTTATCCCTTAGGACAAGAACATTTCAGCAATCACTGAATGCCTGGTTAAAAATTTCATTAAACTCTGGGAAGCCACCTTCCAACAATACAAACAAAATGTGGCCAAATTTGAACCTTTGGACAGATGGTTTGTATCTATTCCAACTTCAGGaatatttcctaaaaaaaaaatttcacctGCTGTATTTATGACCTTTTAGTCTGATACAGATACAAATTAACAAGAGCTGAAATATTCCTTGTAGGaatataggtcatctagtccaaccccctccccccaagcagATTGGTTTGAAATTTGACAATTTTTGTTCCCATCAATTAGAAACTGGTTTTCAAGAAGCTTTatgcagctttttcttttttgcaagtcTCAAAAAACCTCCAATAGTATGCATAATTCCACACCCTTTGTATTGTCAAAGAAAGGCTTTTTTCACCCTGAGTCAAGACAGACAGGCACACccgtagaaaatatttttttaaaaataattcctacAAGCATCAGAGCTGGAAATTTGTATGTTCAAGagcaaatattttccaaagtcACGTGAATGGGCAAAACTTCGGAGGGCACTAAAATTCAGATAACTTTAGTCCTTTAtcaatttaaaatgtacaatgaaACTTTTTGTATCATATTACTTATCAAATTAGTTCCCCAActtaaaacaaaagcaaagcgTCACAGAAACAATTCTGCTTTCAATTTCCctgaaactgattttaaaaatgaatcccAGAGCCAATTTTGTCTTTCCTCTTCACGGGAAGTATTTCGGCATTTCGAGACAATGCAGAAACGGAGTTTGAACAGTCTGTACAACTATCACGTTGACTGGGAACAGGTTATTCCTACATACAGAAAAGGAGGGGAACCAGAGCATTGTCAGATCAAAAAAAATGAGACGGCCAGGCGACCACTGACTCGGAGTCGGAAAAGTCGCTTTTtagatttggaaaataaaaagaaacacgcGACCCCAAGAAAAGATAACTGGAACACAAGTGACCGGGAAGTTTGACTGTGTTAAGCGGTAGGAGTGGGTGGGTTGGTTCGTTTAACTTTGCACTCCTGGTAAACGACTTCCTGATTTAGTACAACATGATATCGAAAACGAACCCACTGCTACGAAAAAGAGAGCAACGACTAAAAAAGTTTACGGTTCAAAACGGTACATACTTGCCCAGTCGTCATTCAAACGCATGCGTACCTGCCCTTCTGAATTTTTTTAGCGTTGGTGGGTGGGACTTCCGCTCCAGAGGTTGCTCTGGTGATGGTTGTTATGGCAATCCAAGACGCGGCAACCGAGGAGCCTGAGGCCCTTCTCAAGTAAGAGCTGGAATCGCGCGTGTAGATGGAAAGACCGAGATTGGAGACCGAGAATGGGGTAGTTCAGAACAGGACTCGAAAGGAAGAAGCGGCTGAATCGGGGTGCAAAGTTGAATTTTCTTACAGGGAGAGGGGAGAAAGCCAATTTCAAATAATCCAGCTCGAGTTCTGGGATGGACGTGATTTACTATCGCCTTTTcccgggttgttttttttttccctactaAGGTCTCTAGCTTAATCTACAGCACTAGGATTTGCAAATGATAAGTAGATCTTGGTCTAGCAAGATTTAGGggttcaacaaaggtctgttaaGCTTTGCTTGGTGGGCTTTTACAATTTGGAGAATGTTGCAAACTTTCAATGGATGTGATAAGTCTAGGAAATTCTTGGAGTGATTTTGAAaggaataataacaataaagtaCATAATAATAGATCAGGTAACTTACAGGTGAAAGGCACTTAACTCTTTAGTTGTTTAAAGAGCTGAAAATATCCAGTGATATTCTAATCATAAACTAGCATTTGATAAAGGAAGGGCTCACAGAATTGGCTAGCAACTCCTGCTACCGTAGCAGCTTTTTCTATTGTGATCTAATACATATTTGCAACTTGCTGAATTCATTGCTGCAGCTATTTTCACATGTTGGAGGGATCCACAATTCACTGTTCTCCAAATTAAATATAGTCATTGGTTTAATACAGAAGAGAGTAAAATGTCTCAGCTCTCAATTTTAGACAGAATGAACAAACCCataatttctaaataaaaatgtttctcaTATTTATTCTTTCCCATTGCCACTCCTATCTCAAAACATTCtttcttctattatttttctctatttttccccttttattgtacaTAAATTAGCAAGGTTATTCCCAAGATTCTTTTTAACATTCAGGACATTTTCTATCATCACATTTTAATCTTTTATATTTTTGCTAAGCAATTGGGCGAATATTCAAACAAAGCCCTGTGCTGTAGCCACTcaccatttttattttggaaTGACTGAGCTCTATAGATGAATATCtatcagaagaaaagaagaaaaaaatgaaaaccacaCACTAGTTTAATCTTGTCTTATTTTTACAGTATTTCAATTTTTTatgattttctaaaaaaaaaatttaacggGGTAAAGAAGTCTAGTGGGTACCGAGGAAGTATTTCTAGTCACACCAGGAATGGCCGCCTGGTCCTCTCTAGAGTACTGTGATAATGATCAGCTATATTGCAATTGTAATTCTCAGAATCACTATAAGGAGTGGTAGTGCTAAGTAGAGAGATactattttctttaaatatttgctGAGGAAGATATAATTTCATATGCAAGACAATgtctaaataaaaaaaaccttgggaATCAATGCTGCCCAATTTAAGGAGAGTTTATAGCTTATAAATGTTTTAAGTAATGTGACAAAATTGATAAGATAAAGTAGGTAGCTGTAATAGTGTCTTAATTCTTGTGGTGTTTTAATGACAAATGTGACAGGTGAACAAGTGGAAAAAATATTAAGAACTTAAGAAGTCCTCAGTTTGGAAGAATTATCTTGCCTTCATGTCATACTCCACATGTCCAGGGCGTACTGGATTGCCCCTGATAGTACTGCGATGGCTTCAGAGTCTTGACCTCACTTTTTCACCAAGGAACTTCCGTAGGTAAGACAAATAACTTCAGGAAGAGGATTggcattatttttcttcctcctgaAGACTTGCCTTGCTCTTGATCAGATGGCCAAGAATCTGATGGTACTTGGCATACTGaggaaatagaaaatatattttaaatgccagggttttttttttaaaatccaaaatggctaaTAGGTTTGTTTGTTAGAAATAGCCAAAGAATCTCAACAAAATTCACATATGTCCCATAGTTGTGCTCTGACCCCAATATACTTTCTCTTTTTTACAAAGAAACACATAGATTTATCCTTGCATATAGTGTCCTTGTGTTCTTATTTGAATGAACCATAGTGACTTTTTAAGTTGTTTACTTGGAAATTTATTTCGCTAGTTATCGAATTTCTACAATTTGGCTATTTTAAAACGcaagttttctttaaaatgtgtgaCCTGAGACTTGTGGTGTTTGAAGGCAATTTGTACATTTATTGAAACCATTATGCAGTTATTGAAAAACTGACTCCAGAACTTTTTCCTTCAGATTAAACCCTGTACCTGTATTGAACTGATTCCTGATGAATGCAGGTCTTAACTCCAAAGACAAAGGGTGAACTTTTAGGAGACACAGAAAGGGCTTAGATACCGAGCCAGTTGGTCAGTTCCTATTATAAACATTGGATCAAAACTCAATTGATCTGGAAAAAATGGACCTTGCACTTGTAAGAAAAtgataggaaggaaaaaaatggaaattggtTATATCTTATGATTATTATCATTTAATTCTTGCTTTCTGATCCTTTTTCAGGAAGGGAAATTTGAATTTGGTGTTGTATaacaaaataaattgttttatttatctgAGATATGAGGACTACAATGGGAAATGATTTTTATTAGTCCTTTTTCTAAAAGGAAGTATTTTGCTATTGTTCAGCCATGTTCGACTCTTTGTAACCTCCTGGACCAAAGCATACCAGGCCTCTTTACCCTCACTGTCTCACCAAGCCTGCCCAAACTCATGCCCACTGCATTAATGAAACTATCTACAATAACTATTCATTCTCTACCATCCCCTTCTTCtgttgccttcaatctttcccaaacaTCAGTCTTTTCCAAAaactcctctcttctcatttggtggctaaagtatttgagtttcagcttcagtatctgtccttccaaagaacagtcaaggttgatttcctttagaaaaagaaagtataaataagtataaaaatTGAACAAGTCACCAAAAACAATCATCCTTTTTAAGTAAGAATCTACAGTTAGGGAATGACATAATTAAATTAAGACAAATCTTACAAAAATTAGTCTTTCATtcaattctttaattttatttcaaataggGATTTTTCAAATGGCTACCTTATTGCTGAAATATTCTCTCGGTACTTCCCAGAAGACATTCATATGCATTCCTTTGTAAATGGAACCTCCCTAAGTATCAAACTCAGTAACTGGGCAATGCTGGAAAAGGTAAATAATAAATGCAATTATCAATCTTCtatcatttttaatgtatttaaaagTTACAATAAAAGACAGGTTTCTTATTTCTTGTTTAGACTACTGGCAATTAATCAGTATACAGTCAGTAGTAATTGACAAATTACTACTATGCTATTGTTTTTCAAGTGGAATATAATAATGGTATTTATAGCGACTCCAGGGAAGTactacatatttatatttttaataatggtGTCTTTCCAGTTCTGTTACATAGATATTATGTCAGGCATTGTAATCTATACTGATGGCAATTGTTGCATTATGTAAAATAAATTGTTTATCCCTTTGTGATAAATAACTGAGGATAAGAAAATGAATTCATGTATTTTTATCCTTTGTTAAAgttttttacaaaaagaaaccTGAAGCCTGTACGAGAGCTAATAGATGGGACAATTCATTGTAAACCAGGAGCTGCAGAAATATTTGTACAAGATATTTATACAATGCTGACAAACAGTCGGTATGTTTCTTCAGTGCTATATTTGAAATTTGTATGTTAATACCTAAATGTTAGCATTAAAtaacataaaagacaagataatCAACTACTATACTTTTTCCCAGGAAAAACTAAATTagatgggaagggggaaaaagccaAATAAATGTCATCATTGATTTGTGAATCTATAGAATTTCAAGTTATTTTGAGTTTCAGTTTaaaaatatacaggtgaaactcaaaaaattagaatatcgtgcaaaagttcatttatttcagtaatgcaacttaaaaggtgtaactaatatatgagatagactcattacatgcaaagcaagatagttcaagccgtgatttgtcataattgtgatgattatggcttacagctcatgaaaacctcaaatccacaatctcagaaaattagaatattgtgaaaaggtgcaatattctaggctcaaagtgtcccactctaatcagctaattaagccataacacctgcaaagggttcctgagcctttaaatggtctctcagtctggttcagtaggaatcacaatcatgggagactgctgacctgacagttgtgcagaaaaccatcattgacaccctccataaggagggagaGCCTCAAaaagtaattgcaaaagaagttggatgttcccaaagcacattaatagaaagttatgtggaaggaaaaagtgtggaagaaaaaggtgcacaagcaccagggatgaccgcagcctggagaggattgtcaggaaaaggccattcaaaagtatgggggactttcacaaggagtggactgaggctggagtcagtgcatcaaaagccaccacacacagacggatcctggacatgggcttcaaatgtcatattcctcttgtcaagtcgctcctgaacaacaatagcaatagcaatagcagttagacttatataccacttcatagggctttcagccctctctaagtggtttacagagtcagcatattgcccccaacaacaatccgggtcctcattttacccacctcggaaggatggaaggctgagtcaaccctgagccggtgagatttgaacagccgaatggcagaactgcagtcagctgaagtagcctgcagtgctccatttaaccactgcgccacctcagctcaaacGTCAGAGGCGTCtcacctgggctaaagaaaaacagacctggtctgttgctcagtggtccaaagtcctcttttctgaggaGAGCAATTTTTgcttctcatttggaaaccaaggacccagagtatggaggaggaatggagaggcacacactgcaagatggtTGAAGTCCAgggtgaagtttccacagtctgtgttgatttggggagccatatcATCTGCTGGTATTGGTCCActatctaccaggagatttggagcatttcatgcttcctttgcagatgagctttatggggatgctgacttcattttccagcaggacttgacagctgcccacactgccaaaagcaccaaaacctggtccAATGACCAGGTGGGATTgatgtgggattactgtgcttgattggtcagtaaacttgcctgacctgaaccccatagagaatctatggtgcattgccaagagaaagatgagagacatgagactgaacaatacagaagagctgaaggccgctattgaagcatcctggtcttccataacacctcagcagtgtcacaggttgatagcttccatgccacaccgcattgaggcagtaattgctgcaaaaggggcccaaaccaaatactgagtacatatgcatgcttatacttttcagaggtccaatattgttctatgtacaatccttgttttattgcatgtaatattctaatttattgagattgtggatttgggattttcatgagctgtaagccataatcatcacaattatgacaaatcacggcttgaactatcttgctttgcatgtaatgcgtctatctcatatattagtttcaccttttaagttgcattactgaaataaatgaacttttgcacgatattctaattttttgagtttcacctgtatatataaGCACACAGACAACCCAGCATTGCCTTATTGCTTCATTAGCGAAAGAAACTgtaatatgttttctttttctcttgtaGTATAAAACATATTCAAGATGAACAGATTGATTTTACTGATCGTATTTACCAGGACAATTTACCACTAGTTGCTAGATCAACTGCTTCAAGGGCTATTAAAAACAATATCGGTCTGTCAGAAATAATGGCAGAACCTGATATttatagaaataaacaaaaaataaatgccaTCCTTGATATACATAGGCAGCGAAGGTTAATAGAGAGAGAACAACATCCATGTAAGTATCTTTTTGAGAGCATCTTTTTGAATAACATAAGAATTTCCGTCAGCATAACTTAATAGGAatacatgtattttaaaaaaaacaataaagttagCTGCACTTTTCAAACTTACCTTAAAAGGACTTTCCATGGCTTGCCCTTTATCCCGAATCAATTTGATAAGAACTCAGAGAGTTATAGGGCTACCTGTTGCAGGAGATCCGGTTTGCTTTTCATCTATATACTACAAAAACTCTTGTGTCTGTTTGAAACTTAGTAAGCTTCAATTCTTTGAAACTCTacataaagcaaaatattttcaagaaatacTTCAAATAGGCCAACTTACAGAACACTGGGACCCATTAGTCTTGAGAGAATAAAATTTGGGGATATTTTTTGCTGGTTCCCCTTTGACACTGTACGGCTGCACTtggctgtggtcacatgattttgatGATTTCCTGATAGCTTTCCACAAGTCAGTGAGAACTGAGAAGGAACTGATACGATTGTTGATACTCCTTaccatcttccaatcttgcaggGAAAAAGCCAATAGAGAAATGATGCATACACCACCAGTCTCTTTGAACCTGCAGCACACTGGCCACTCATGCATTCCCTTACTCCAACCTTACCTGGCAGCAGCTACTTACCAGCCTCTTggcaaggggagggagggaggaacatgAAGGAAGATTTCCAATGCTCCCTGTCAGCTACCCACAaagaaaatcagtggggaagttggaagtcactccTGCTCTTATTTTTGGGGACCATCTGTTGATCATTCTTTTTCAGTTTAGGTAATGACATATTTCTGAAACCATGACACAACAGGGTACAGGTTTTCTAGTTTGTTAGTTTTGTTTTGAGAAGGCCCACatttgaaatggaaaatatttaatattgatCAGCTGACTATTTATTTGCATTGTTAGATTGCTTTCTATCatctcattttattaattttgttttctattttaaacTTCGTGCATTAAAAAGAGCAGATCTTAACTAAAAATATTATCACCGTGTATATACTTTAGacttgctttatttttaaattttaatagatttatgaGTTCTTAGAATATCAATGTCTGCAAAATCTCCAGCTATATCTTTTTCAATTGTCtcattaatgaaatattttctttaataatCATAATTAGAATTTAATAATTTATGAGGGAGATGGGTAGTttagaaatataatttttatacagTGTAGCTGGAATATGTAATAACATACTTGTTGCTTAAGATAAATGATTCTGTTTATTTTGTAGCACGGTTTGGTATTAAACCAACACCGAGACAACTTGCCATTGATCACTCTTCTATTTTGGTTCGTTCGTTTGGTACAACTAGACTTCCAAAGGAAAAATCTATTCCTGCGCTAAATAGTAAGCATTCTATTTCCGATCTGAAACTCAAAGGTTACAGTTCTATTCAAATGGATTAGATAAACTTAAGAAATACTTTTAAAGGAATAAGTTCTATTGAAATAGTTATTACTGAATATACATGGTTTGATTCAAGCTtatgtcttttttccttttagacGTTTAACCGAATTGTAACTTCTGTTAACAGTgtaacaaaactttgagcagaatatacttcattttttgtttttgtataatTCATCTCCACATTTCTtaattctgtctttctttctctatacTAATCTGTGATTTATCCGTCTTTTTTCATTCTATACTTatatccttttttcctttctagaaTGTTTATTTTCCTACCATGTcatacttcttctttcatatttttatttaatttacaattagttgcttttcatcttttttcccccccgaCAGCCATTTAGGAAATGTCTACACATTTATTTTCcccattttgtttcttttgagcTTTTTTCTTGGAGCAATATTGAAAGCTGATGAAGAGTGAGTTCCACTATTGCCTCTAGGTTACTCATCCTCTGTCAGCATCAAAGTAGGGAGTGTTGGTTCCATAATGATTCCTGAAGTGAGTTTGCATAACTGATCATCTGCCCACACACCTATTTATGCATACCCTAAAGGTGGAGCAGAAAAGATTGTTCTCATTAAAGTATCTTAAGGCTGCCTCTGACTTATTGGAAAGCAGATACAGGTCTCAAATTACCCATAATAATGAGCCTCTTAGTAATCAGCCTTCTTTATTCTCTCAATATCTCATCTACCAAGCCATTCAGTGAAAGAACAATAATCAGCTGGAAATGTGATAAGCCCTTTTTGCTTGGTCACTTTCCCACTTTCCCTATAAAGCAAAGTTGTCCTTGTTGCTTATAACAGgatacaaacatatatataatGACTATGAAGGTAGAAGAGGCAAAAGTAGTTTTGAGACAATGGCTTTTACCACAAAAAAGCGTCTGCAACCTCTTTGAGTTCATCTCTTGCTTCTCTAGCAGAAGAAAAATATAGCTGCACCTTCCATAACTGCCACTATCGTTTGTATTAttagggagaaaaggaaagggaggttAATAGTTGTatagtatagagccgaggtggcgcagtggttagagtgcagtactgcagccacttcagctgactgctaaactgcagttcggcggttcaaatctcaccggctcaaggttgactcagccttccatctttccaaagtgggtaaaatgaggacccagactgtgggggcaatatgctgactctgtaaaccgcttagagagggctgaaagccctatgaagcgatatataagtctaactgctattgctattgagtgaAATGTCAGAATTGTCTTCTGAATATCATTTCAGGCAACCTCACAGGTTGAACCTATTTGTTTCATGTCAGGAGATATAAGCAGGAGACAAAGCAATTACTACTTTCTCTTGCATGTTGCCCCTTGTACATTCTTATGAAACATAAAAAGGGTTACTTTCTCTAGTTGTGTCAAACCCCTTGAAGGATAATTTCAGGCAggtaagaggaagaagaaattgcTTTTTCAGTGTGAGCTCTCTGTGTGGATATAAATTAGCAGACAGATCTTGAATTCACTTCAACTAGCCAACTGCTTCATGCCAGTTTCCAAAAAGAAGCTTATCTTATTCTtgcctataaatttatttattcttgGACACCAGCAATTGATAGTAAATGACACTATTTGGAGGTTGGAGAAGAGATTCCCAGGAATTTATGAGTAAATATTCATTCCCTTTCATCCTTTACTGAAAATCAAGGGAAATAGAATTTCTATTTGTTTCTTGTTCTCTAATCTTCTCCTAATTAATGCTTAATATCTATTTATCATTATGTATAGTAAAGTAGGTTGCACTGCTCACTTCTTAGATCAAATTGTTTACCCAGTCTTACCAGCAATTGGATTGTTAGGACTGATTAGTAATCAGAAATAAACTTGGTTGAAATGGAAACTTAGTTTTCTGacagttttttaaattaatattttactgcattttatATTCTCTCCTGCTAATGTTCTTAGAGTGAACTGCACTTGAATGTATTTATTGAAATTATGTcctacattttcatttttttaacaatatttaGCATATTTCAATGAGCCATTTTTGAGTTTAAATGGATCGTGTTAATAATTAGAAACTGATATATTGCTGAAAATGTGTGCCCAAGTATTTAATTTTCTCAAATATTCACAGGTAGAGGAATCTTaataattcacatttttaaaaaatgttttagaagCTAAAACAGTTTTTTATGTTATTAATGAAATTGTGTGGTTCAAATCCCCCTCCCACTTTCTTAGATGTACCATCCACAAAAATCAGAGGTAAAACAGATGTTCATTTCAAAACTATTCAAGTGAAACAACCCGAGAAATTCGCATTTGATGTGAACATGAATACTGAAGTTTCAAGTACACATTTTAAAGAACTACAGAAAAGAAATTTAGAAATACAAAAGAAGATTTATAATCAAATATGAGTCCTATTTTGAGGAACATGAACCTTACAGATAAGCCAGCAAAAATTAATATTGACATAAAAGACATATTGCTAACATGTTATTTACACAGGTATAAGAAAATACAACAAATCCAAATAATTTTATCAATTACTGGAAGTTTACCTCGTCATGCTATAATGTAAATTTTTATTATACAGTAATGCAGAACCTAGAACTCTTAgtcaatataattttaataaaatgaatcaGCTCCAGTCTCATTGTCAAGTGTTTTCTTAATCGTTTAGAAACAATGTAAAATGTTCAATATAGCTAAACAtatactctagagcagtggtctccaaccttgggaactttaagacctgtggacttcaactcccagagttcctcagccagctttgctggctgaggaactctgggagttgaagtccacatgtcttaaagttgccaaggttggagaccactgctctagagtacaCTTATAAATTGATGGAAATCAATTGGTCATTGTAAAAAATTATCATCAACCAAGGAAGCTTCTTAGAATTAATCTTTCAGAACTTTAGAACCAGTCAAATTATTTTTTGTATGTTACATTAGTGTACAACATTAATTCACCAATGGAATGTTAGATTGAATgggctagagcagtgatggctaaccttttccccatcacgtgccaaaagcgtggTGAGCGAGGGGTGGTGGTGTCGTACGTGTGCCCACAGGCATAATTCTATGTGCACAACCCACTCCCGTGCGCATGCAGATGTGACTCCCgccctccccccgcttttggcacctGATGGACacgttttccgccctccccaggtgccagaggctttctaggagcctggggtggccgaaaatggcctcccccaccccccgtagggtgaaaaacggccttagaagcaacctggaagttcaggaacagacttccagtttgcccgtagggctgtttttctaaCTTAAATTCCTAACCGAAGACTTACTACATTATCATGGAAATCTTATGATTTACTTCATATAATACAAATAATAGTTTCATATAATGCCTCCAAATGAAAAGACTGAAATGAGAAGACTTATTAAACAATTAGCGGCTATCAGATTTACACATGCATTAACAAGAAACCTGTGTTTCTTGTTAATGCATGTGTATATTTGTGGAGAAACTGTCCATTTCATAATTTAATAGACAATTGACTGTGTGGTGTCAGTTAAAATTGTTAATCAGGAAACCGAATGTTCAAATTTTCTGCCACTATTCAGTTTCTAAATGCTCTGAAACATTTTTAATGTCTTgggaagtaagaaaaaaagaggatgaaaattagtcccaaagacaggactagaactcacatctcctagtttctaggccagcacctttaACCACAACACTAAACTAGCTGTCTGTATATAGAACAAAATATCATACTTTACAAAATGTTGAAGATCTAAGTTTAAAAGAAGTAAAATTTattcttttaatatgttttaaAGGTCCCCTTATCTTAACTAAAACTAGAAATTCAATTAAACTGTTTTGTACAGATTAGTCTTAAATTCCTACAAAGAAAATTCTAGAAACaaaaggataaaaaaaatcaattgtagACAGCAAGAAACAGGGCTTGTTGACTGAAAAGTTTAATGAACTGAACACATAACAAAGCAAAATAACCATTGCATATTATTACCGTA
The DNA window shown above is from Thamnophis elegans isolate rThaEle1 chromosome 9, rThaEle1.pri, whole genome shotgun sequence and carries:
- the SPATA4 gene encoding spermatogenesis-associated protein 4, coding for MSYSTCPGRTGLPLIVLRWLQSLDLTFSPRNFRRDFSNGYLIAEIFSRYFPEDIHMHSFVNGTSLSIKLSNWAMLEKFFTKRNLKPVRELIDGTIHCKPGAAEIFVQDIYTMLTNSRIKHIQDEQIDFTDRIYQDNLPLVARSTASRAIKNNIGLSEIMAEPDIYRNKQKINAILDIHRQRRLIEREQHPSRFGIKPTPRQLAIDHSSILVRSFGTTRLPKEKSIPALNNVPSTKIRGKTDVHFKTIQVKQPEKFAFDVNMNTEVSSTHFKELQKRNLEIQKKIYNQI